In a genomic window of Allomeiothermus silvanus DSM 9946:
- the lspA gene encoding signal peptidase II, which produces MPLILVPLLLCLDQAVKIWAVAHLAPGVPHPFIPLLNLTLIYNTGAAFGLFPGGARILVVVSVVVGFGILYYLSRHRLPLLQQVAFSLIAAGALGNAIDRIGRGSVVDYLDTTGTGWGPFDNFPIFNLADACVVVGVILLLLPIRRRKW; this is translated from the coding sequence GTGCCTTTGATTCTCGTTCCTCTTTTACTCTGCCTCGACCAGGCAGTAAAAATCTGGGCTGTAGCCCATCTTGCTCCGGGCGTGCCCCACCCCTTTATCCCCCTGCTGAACCTGACCCTCATCTACAACACCGGGGCAGCCTTTGGCCTCTTCCCGGGCGGGGCCCGTATCTTGGTGGTCGTGAGTGTCGTGGTGGGGTTTGGAATTCTCTACTACCTAAGCCGCCATAGGCTGCCTCTGCTGCAGCAAGTAGCCTTCTCCCTGATCGCCGCCGGGGCCTTGGGCAATGCCATCGACCGGATCGGGCGGGGATCGGTAGTGGACTACCTCGACACTACCGGAACTGGCTGGGGGCCTTTTGACAATTTCCCCATCTTCAACCTAGCCGATGCCTGCGTGGTGGTAGGGGTAATCTTGCTGCTATTGCCGATCCGCCGACGCAAATGGTAA
- a CDS encoding pyridoxal phosphate-dependent aminotransferase, with protein MRGLSQRIRSLKPSATVAVNAKALELRRQGVDLIAMTAGEPDFDTPQHIKDAAARAMAAGKTKYAPPAGIPELREAISAKFKRENALEIPPEQTVVTVGGKQALFNLFQAILDPGDEVIVIAPYWVSYPEMVRFAGGNPVAVATGPESGFIPDPDEIAHKVTPRTKAIVVNSPGNPTGAVYPKEVLTAIADLANQHDFYVISDEIYEHLIYEGEHFSPAHVAPDRTITVNGAAKAYAMTGWRIGYAGGPKDVIKGVIDVSSQSTTSPDTIAQWAMVEALNNVEESGKFIAMAREAYRRRRDLIVKGLNDLGLSTPRVNGAFYVLSDVSKIDPDENKAALKMLEEAKVAVVPGTDFAAPHHVRFSYATSQENIKKALERIGAIL; from the coding sequence ATGCGAGGCTTGTCCCAGCGCATCAGGTCCCTGAAACCCTCGGCCACCGTGGCCGTGAATGCTAAAGCCCTAGAGCTACGCCGCCAGGGTGTAGACCTCATCGCCATGACCGCCGGTGAGCCGGACTTCGATACCCCCCAGCACATCAAGGATGCCGCAGCACGGGCGATGGCAGCCGGGAAGACCAAGTATGCCCCACCGGCGGGAATACCCGAGCTGCGCGAGGCCATCAGCGCCAAATTCAAGCGGGAGAACGCTCTTGAGATCCCGCCTGAACAGACCGTGGTGACGGTGGGCGGCAAGCAGGCCCTCTTCAACCTCTTTCAGGCGATCCTCGATCCCGGCGACGAGGTAATCGTGATCGCCCCTTACTGGGTAAGCTACCCCGAGATGGTGCGCTTCGCCGGAGGAAACCCGGTAGCGGTGGCAACCGGGCCCGAATCGGGTTTCATCCCCGATCCTGACGAAATCGCTCACAAAGTCACCCCCCGCACCAAGGCCATCGTGGTCAACTCACCCGGCAACCCCACCGGGGCGGTATACCCCAAGGAAGTGCTTACCGCCATCGCCGACCTCGCAAACCAGCACGATTTCTACGTGATCTCCGACGAGATCTACGAGCACCTCATTTACGAGGGTGAACACTTCTCCCCAGCTCACGTGGCCCCTGATCGCACCATCACCGTCAACGGCGCAGCCAAAGCCTACGCCATGACCGGTTGGCGCATCGGTTACGCCGGGGGGCCTAAGGACGTGATCAAGGGGGTTATCGACGTCTCGAGCCAGTCCACTACCTCCCCCGACACTATCGCCCAATGGGCGATGGTCGAGGCCCTCAACAATGTTGAGGAATCAGGCAAGTTCATCGCTATGGCCCGCGAGGCCTACCGTCGCCGCCGCGATCTCATCGTGAAGGGGCTCAACGACTTGGGGCTTTCGACCCCCAGAGTAAACGGGGCCTTCTACGTGCTCTCCGACGTGAGCAAGATTGACCCTGACGAGAACAAGGCGGCTCTAAAGATGCTCGAGGAGGCTAAGGTGGCGGTGGTCCCCGGCACCGACTTCGCCGCCCCGCACCATGTTCGCTTCTCTTACGCTACCAGCCAGGAGAACATCAAGAAAGCCCTCGAGCGCATCGGTGCGATCTTGTAA
- a CDS encoding asparaginase: protein MQPYVYAYRGPEIENRHRVSLAVVNREGKLLAAGGDPRLLAHMRSSAKPFQAQALFQTGAMRRFGFGSEELALAISSHDGTPRHTEIAARMLERIGLDPSYLACGVHAPFSRAARRELQDHQQKPTVLHNNCSGKHSGMLAAAVALGADPHGYELPQHPVQQLIFQTVRELSGVSEIPYGVDGCSVPTFALPLDRAAWMFTQLAEPALAPQPYREGLEAAYSAMRQHPDLIAGPESIDTVLMQLVPGLAAKRGADGYYGMALRETKWGPIGITLKVEDGSVMAREPAVVQLLELLGVLDPSTPLEWRRPVIKNVKGLEVGYYQARLELVWS, encoded by the coding sequence GTGCAACCCTACGTCTACGCGTATCGCGGCCCTGAGATCGAGAACCGCCACCGGGTTTCGCTGGCCGTGGTGAACCGAGAAGGCAAGCTGCTAGCCGCCGGTGGCGACCCCCGGCTTCTTGCCCATATGCGCTCCTCGGCCAAACCCTTCCAGGCCCAGGCCCTCTTTCAGACCGGAGCCATGCGAAGATTCGGCTTTGGGTCGGAGGAGTTAGCCCTGGCTATCTCTTCCCACGACGGGACCCCACGCCATACCGAGATCGCCGCGCGGATGCTCGAGCGGATCGGGCTCGACCCTAGCTATCTGGCCTGTGGGGTGCACGCTCCCTTCTCGCGCGCGGCCCGGCGAGAACTCCAAGACCACCAGCAAAAACCCACCGTGCTGCACAATAATTGCTCGGGTAAACACTCCGGGATGCTGGCGGCTGCCGTGGCTCTGGGCGCCGACCCGCACGGCTATGAACTCCCTCAGCACCCGGTGCAACAGCTTATCTTTCAAACCGTGCGCGAACTTTCCGGCGTTTCGGAGATCCCCTACGGGGTGGACGGCTGCAGCGTCCCGACCTTTGCGCTCCCCCTTGACCGCGCAGCTTGGATGTTCACCCAATTGGCCGAGCCTGCGTTGGCCCCCCAGCCCTACCGGGAAGGCCTCGAGGCCGCCTACTCGGCCATGCGCCAACACCCCGACCTCATCGCTGGGCCAGAGAGTATCGACACCGTGCTGATGCAGTTGGTTCCGGGCCTAGCCGCCAAGCGGGGAGCCGATGGCTATTACGGCATGGCCTTGCGCGAGACGAAGTGGGGGCCCATCGGCATCACCCTCAAGGTCGAGGACGGCTCGGTCATGGCGCGGGAACCGGCGGTCGTGCAGCTGCTCGAGCTATTGGGGGTACTCGACCCGAGCACGCCGCTGGAATGGCGAAGGCCGGTCATTAAGAACGTGAAGGGGCTCGAGGTGGGATATTACCAGGCCCGGCTCGAGCTAGTGTGGAGTTGA
- a CDS encoding M23 family metallopeptidase, with the protein MGLKPGWYILGAALLYALVMTLAWSAERRQVAALRTEVAKARDSVKRGPEGLMLPLIGACLPKDRANLPGAPRKYRQGVNQGFVFTDGSSCVPVVYGTGVVAAGGGEVTKLERDYKEPTLAEFEALLKAVEKGATPAQLDQLRGREIWIRHPDGSATVYAHLSEIAPGLEVGSKVTKGQFIGKVGNSGTPAGVRGSRAGARLLFELWTGTPGESRFFGQGIESPEALLVQAKQRFGLP; encoded by the coding sequence ATGGGGCTCAAACCAGGATGGTACATATTGGGGGCCGCCCTCCTCTACGCCCTGGTGATGACCCTGGCTTGGTCTGCCGAGCGGCGGCAGGTAGCCGCTTTGCGTACAGAGGTCGCTAAGGCCCGGGATTCGGTCAAACGCGGACCGGAGGGCTTGATGCTACCCTTGATCGGGGCTTGTCTGCCCAAAGACCGAGCTAACCTCCCCGGTGCGCCGCGCAAGTACCGGCAGGGGGTCAACCAGGGTTTCGTCTTTACCGATGGGTCTTCCTGTGTGCCGGTGGTGTACGGGACCGGGGTAGTAGCGGCGGGTGGGGGAGAGGTGACGAAGCTCGAACGTGACTACAAAGAGCCCACGCTAGCGGAGTTCGAGGCCCTGCTCAAGGCGGTCGAAAAAGGCGCCACCCCCGCCCAGCTTGACCAGTTGCGGGGCCGCGAAATCTGGATTCGTCACCCGGACGGATCCGCCACCGTTTACGCTCATCTCTCTGAAATCGCACCGGGGCTCGAGGTCGGCAGCAAGGTCACCAAAGGCCAGTTCATCGGCAAGGTGGGAAACTCCGGGACGCCTGCCGGGGTGCGGGGGAGCCGCGCCGGAGCCCGGCTTCTCTTCGAGCTGTGGACAGGAACCCCTGGCGAGAGCCGTTTTTTCGGGCAGGGGATTGAATCTCCTGAGGCTCTTCTGGTTCAAGCCAAGCAAAGGTTCGGCCTGCCATGA
- a CDS encoding Lrp/AsnC family transcriptional regulator: protein MASESQRLLDPINLAILHELQQDARLSYSELGRRVGLSTPAVTERVRRLEDRGIITGYGLRLDLARLGYEITALIEVAAPPTRYNQVVEFARGKLEVRECYFVTGESSFVARVVARSIAHLQELIQQMMVFGSTRTSVVLSTPIIKETFELRAMDDAQ, encoded by the coding sequence ATGGCTTCCGAATCTCAGCGGCTACTCGACCCTATCAATCTGGCCATCTTGCATGAACTGCAACAAGACGCCCGGCTCTCCTACAGCGAACTGGGCCGCCGGGTAGGGCTTTCCACCCCGGCCGTCACCGAGCGGGTGCGGCGGCTCGAGGATCGGGGGATCATCACCGGCTACGGCCTTCGCCTGGACTTGGCCCGGCTGGGGTATGAGATTACCGCCCTCATCGAGGTAGCGGCCCCACCCACCCGCTACAACCAAGTGGTGGAGTTCGCCCGAGGGAAGCTCGAGGTGCGCGAGTGCTACTTCGTGACCGGAGAATCCTCCTTCGTAGCCCGGGTGGTAGCCCGCTCTATCGCCCACCTGCAAGAACTCATTCAGCAGATGATGGTCTTCGGCAGCACCCGCACCTCGGTAGTGTTATCCACGCCGATCATCAAGGAGACCTTCGAGCTGCGAGCGATGGACGATGCACAGTGA
- the rpmB gene encoding 50S ribosomal protein L28: protein MSRICEISGKRPTVVNSVTRRGKAKADGGVGKKTTGISKRWQYPNLQKVNITVAGQEITFRVATSYVHKVYELAERAKGMQLEGLTAKQIKAKLLQLV, encoded by the coding sequence ATGTCCAGGATTTGCGAGATCAGCGGAAAGCGCCCGACCGTGGTCAACTCAGTCACCCGGCGGGGTAAGGCCAAGGCCGACGGCGGTGTGGGTAAGAAGACTACCGGCATCAGCAAGCGCTGGCAGTACCCCAATCTGCAAAAGGTCAACATTACCGTGGCAGGCCAGGAGATTACCTTCCGGGTCGCTACCAGCTATGTGCATAAGGTCTATGAGTTGGCTGAGCGAGCCAAGGGTATGCAGCTCGAAGGGCTCACCGCCAAGCAGATCAAAGCCAAGCTACTCCAGCTTGTATAG
- the ald gene encoding alanine dehydrogenase: MVIGVPKEIKTLENRVALTPGGVTSLVRRGHTVRVQQNAGVGSGISDSEYLAAGAEIVTAEEAWAADLVVKVKEPIAEEYKYLREGLLLFTYLHLAADEALTQALLAGGTIAIAYETVQLEDGSLPLLVPMSEVAGRMAPQVGAAALEKPHGGRGVLLGGVPGVAPASVVILGGGVVGTNAAKIALGMGAQVTILELSKARLQYLDDIFGGRVITLASTEANIAASIRHADLLIGGVLIPGAKAPKLVTRDMLRSMKEGAVIVDVAVDQGGCVETIHPTTHANPTYVVDGVVHYGVANMPGAVPRTSTFALTNQTLPYLIRLAEKGLDALREDPALRKGLNTFAGKCTYKGVAEAFGLPYTPAESVLG; this comes from the coding sequence ATGGTTATCGGAGTACCCAAGGAGATCAAGACGCTGGAGAACCGCGTAGCCCTGACGCCGGGTGGGGTCACCAGCCTGGTGCGACGCGGCCATACGGTGCGGGTGCAGCAAAATGCCGGGGTTGGTTCGGGGATCTCGGACAGCGAATACCTAGCCGCTGGGGCCGAGATTGTCACCGCCGAGGAGGCCTGGGCCGCTGATTTGGTGGTCAAGGTCAAGGAGCCCATCGCCGAGGAGTACAAGTACCTGCGCGAGGGTCTGCTCCTTTTCACCTATTTGCACCTAGCTGCCGATGAAGCGCTCACCCAGGCCCTCTTGGCGGGCGGAACCATTGCCATCGCCTACGAGACGGTACAACTCGAGGACGGATCGCTTCCGCTGCTGGTGCCGATGAGCGAGGTCGCAGGGCGGATGGCTCCCCAGGTGGGGGCGGCGGCTTTAGAGAAGCCCCACGGCGGGCGGGGGGTGCTGCTGGGGGGGGTTCCCGGGGTGGCCCCGGCCAGCGTGGTCATCCTCGGCGGGGGCGTGGTGGGCACCAACGCCGCCAAGATAGCCCTGGGCATGGGCGCTCAGGTGACCATCCTGGAGCTTTCCAAAGCCCGCTTGCAATACCTTGACGACATCTTTGGCGGGCGGGTGATCACCCTGGCTTCCACTGAGGCCAACATCGCGGCCTCGATCCGTCACGCTGACCTTCTGATCGGTGGGGTGTTGATCCCCGGCGCAAAGGCTCCCAAACTGGTCACCCGCGACATGCTAAGGAGCATGAAAGAAGGGGCGGTGATCGTGGACGTGGCGGTGGACCAAGGAGGCTGCGTAGAGACCATCCACCCCACCACCCACGCCAACCCCACCTACGTAGTGGACGGGGTGGTCCACTACGGGGTGGCCAACATGCCGGGCGCTGTTCCTCGCACCAGCACCTTCGCCCTCACCAACCAAACCCTGCCCTATCTGATCCGGCTGGCCGAAAAGGGCCTGGACGCCCTACGCGAAGACCCAGCCTTGAGGAAAGGGCTTAATACCTTCGCCGGGAAGTGCACCTATAAAGGGGTGGCCGAAGCCTTCGGCCTACCCTACACCCCCGCGGAATCCGTGCTGGGTTGA
- a CDS encoding alpha/beta hydrolase: MTARVVVAIVGFLWVAWALPTNRSPQSVAFQAVDRVQVYGTYYPTGDRTRPVVLLFHQSESNRGEYAQIAPRLVELGFNALAIDQRVGGSMWGMRNQTYERLRRIAGYEETLRDLEAALNWVTQSGHTGAVLVWGSSYSSALVFLLVAQHPKIAGILSFSPWEYLWGEDTVRQAAAKVQVPVFITSAKDEAEQARVIFQAVASPNKIQFVPRHDGRHGSPALDGEDREEYWQAVRAFLTQFN, from the coding sequence ATGACAGCAAGGGTCGTAGTGGCGATTGTGGGGTTTCTCTGGGTGGCCTGGGCCTTGCCTACCAACCGGTCGCCGCAAAGCGTGGCCTTCCAGGCCGTAGACCGAGTTCAGGTCTACGGCACCTACTACCCTACCGGGGACCGCACCCGCCCGGTGGTGCTCCTCTTCCACCAGTCCGAGTCCAACCGCGGCGAGTATGCCCAGATCGCCCCCCGGCTGGTGGAGTTGGGGTTCAACGCCTTGGCCATTGACCAGCGGGTGGGCGGTTCGATGTGGGGGATGCGCAACCAGACCTATGAGCGGCTACGCCGGATCGCCGGTTATGAGGAAACCCTGCGCGACCTCGAGGCGGCGCTGAATTGGGTCACCCAGAGCGGGCATACCGGAGCGGTGCTGGTCTGGGGGAGTAGCTACTCCTCGGCGTTGGTGTTCTTGCTGGTGGCCCAGCATCCAAAAATCGCCGGAATCTTGTCCTTTTCGCCTTGGGAATACCTATGGGGCGAAGATACCGTGCGCCAGGCCGCGGCTAAGGTGCAGGTTCCGGTTTTTATCACCTCGGCCAAGGATGAGGCCGAGCAGGCCCGGGTGATCTTCCAGGCGGTGGCGAGCCCCAACAAGATCCAGTTTGTTCCCCGCCACGACGGCAGACACGGCTCGCCAGCCCTGGACGGCGAAGACCGCGAGGAGTATTGGCAGGCTGTGCGGGCTTTCCTGACCCAGTTCAACTGA
- a CDS encoding 3-keto-5-aminohexanoate cleavage protein: MSLTLQACLNGARAHPTVPVTPQQIAAEGWRSVEAGVNALHLHPRGAAGKETLQASVCAEVLEAVRAVCPGIVVGLSTGFWIVPDEARRYAQIREWHLLPDYCSVNFSEPGAEELCELLFSRGIGVEAGLANVRDTYRLLERCLRPLIEIETQDLAEALREAEAIEVLLDKALLKVPRLLHGVDATAWPLLELSLQRGYDVRMGLEDTLALPDGRLASGNAELIAQARILAKKAGQI, encoded by the coding sequence ATGAGCCTGACCCTTCAGGCTTGTCTGAACGGGGCTCGAGCCCACCCCACCGTCCCCGTCACCCCTCAGCAGATCGCCGCTGAGGGCTGGCGTTCGGTGGAAGCCGGAGTCAATGCCCTCCACCTGCATCCCCGCGGGGCTGCTGGGAAGGAGACTTTGCAGGCTTCAGTTTGCGCTGAGGTGCTGGAGGCCGTTCGGGCGGTTTGTCCCGGGATTGTGGTCGGGCTTTCCACCGGCTTCTGGATCGTCCCTGACGAAGCCCGACGCTACGCCCAGATCCGCGAATGGCACCTACTGCCCGACTACTGCTCGGTTAACTTCTCCGAACCCGGCGCGGAGGAACTGTGCGAGCTACTGTTCAGCCGGGGCATCGGGGTCGAGGCGGGGCTGGCAAACGTCCGCGATACTTACCGGCTGCTCGAGCGCTGCCTGCGCCCCCTCATCGAGATCGAAACCCAAGACCTAGCCGAAGCCCTGAGGGAGGCCGAGGCCATCGAGGTTTTGCTGGACAAAGCCCTCCTGAAAGTCCCCCGCTTGCTCCACGGGGTAGACGCTACCGCCTGGCCGCTGCTGGAACTTTCTCTGCAGCGAGGCTACGACGTGCGGATGGGGCTCGAGGATACCCTCGCCCTCCCCGATGGCCGGTTGGCCAGCGGCAACGCCGAGTTGATCGCCCAGGCCAGGATCCTGGCAAAGAAAGCCGGGCAGATCTGA
- the trxA gene encoding thioredoxin has protein sequence MEDAGMAKPIDVNDGNFDQTLKENSLVLVDFWAEWCGPCRMVAPVMEELASEYQGKVTVAKLDVDANPKTAMKYRVMSIPTIILFKNGEPAEVLVGAQPKRNFEARLQKHVPAAAQN, from the coding sequence TTGGAGGACGCTGGTATGGCGAAACCTATCGACGTGAACGACGGCAACTTTGACCAGACCCTAAAGGAAAACAGCCTGGTGTTGGTGGATTTCTGGGCCGAGTGGTGCGGGCCCTGTCGCATGGTCGCCCCAGTGATGGAGGAACTGGCCAGCGAATACCAGGGCAAGGTCACGGTTGCCAAGCTGGATGTGGACGCCAACCCCAAGACCGCCATGAAGTACCGGGTGATGAGCATCCCCACCATCATCCTGTTCAAAAACGGCGAGCCTGCCGAAGTGCTAGTAGGCGCCCAGCCCAAGCGCAACTTCGAGGCCCGGTTGCAAAAGCACGTGCCCGCTGCTGCCCAAAACTAA
- a CDS encoding AI-2E family transporter: MRETFRQAWQYLWVRVAVYTLLIVLVLYYLNWALAMARSAIVTVLIAVVFSYITSPIVRWFERRRLSRALGVVVVFVGFLLFVALASVLLANMAGQLAGFLTGLPNLLAPLLDWAQALPGRFGQIELPQPVRDALAQASSSIQTLLQGFTQSLLRLLQALLAQGGNLIGFFSNLVGGIFQLLTALTISIYLLYDLPKIAHTLLKAIPEPYQPMALEVSQKADRAFGSFVRGQVLVATISGTIVAVGLSIVGVPQAASLGFLTFIFNFIPFVGVIISAIPAILLALPLGWLKLALTVGVLYLTNQLEGNVYGPFVMRRAVSIHPVTGIIGILIASSLFGFIGVLFSTPMLAFFKILYVDYYQKSRFYREG; encoded by the coding sequence ATGCGCGAAACCTTTCGTCAGGCGTGGCAATATCTCTGGGTTCGGGTGGCGGTCTATACCCTGCTGATCGTCCTGGTGCTTTACTACCTGAACTGGGCGTTGGCCATGGCGAGATCGGCCATCGTCACCGTTTTGATCGCGGTGGTTTTTTCGTATATCACCAGCCCCATCGTGCGTTGGTTTGAGCGGCGCCGGTTGAGCCGGGCGCTGGGGGTGGTGGTGGTGTTCGTGGGATTTTTGCTCTTCGTGGCGTTGGCCTCGGTGCTCTTGGCGAACATGGCCGGTCAGCTGGCGGGCTTTCTCACCGGGCTCCCTAACCTCTTGGCTCCGCTTTTGGACTGGGCACAAGCCCTGCCGGGGCGCTTCGGGCAGATCGAACTGCCCCAGCCGGTGCGCGACGCTTTGGCCCAGGCTAGCAGCAGCATCCAGACCTTGCTCCAGGGGTTCACCCAGTCCTTGCTGCGACTGCTCCAGGCTTTGCTGGCCCAAGGGGGTAACCTGATCGGTTTCTTCAGCAACCTAGTGGGTGGGATTTTTCAACTCCTCACCGCCCTTACCATCTCGATCTACTTGCTCTATGACCTTCCCAAGATCGCCCACACCCTGCTCAAGGCCATCCCCGAACCGTACCAGCCTATGGCGCTCGAGGTCTCGCAGAAAGCCGATCGGGCTTTTGGAAGTTTTGTGCGGGGTCAGGTTTTGGTCGCGACCATCTCGGGAACCATCGTCGCGGTGGGCCTTTCTATCGTGGGTGTGCCCCAGGCCGCTAGCTTGGGCTTCTTGACCTTTATCTTCAACTTCATCCCCTTTGTGGGAGTTATCATCTCGGCGATTCCGGCTATTTTGCTGGCGTTGCCTTTGGGCTGGCTCAAACTGGCCTTGACCGTGGGCGTGCTGTACCTGACCAACCAGCTCGAGGGCAACGTCTACGGCCCTTTCGTGATGCGTCGGGCGGTCAGCATCCACCCGGTGACGGGCATTATCGGCATCCTCATCGCCAGCTCGCTGTTCGGTTTTATCGGGGTTTTGTTCAGCACGCCGATGTTGGCCTTCTTCAAGATTTTGTACGTGGACTACTACCAGAAAAGCCGGTTTTACAGGGAGGGCTAG
- a CDS encoding DUF3108 domain-containing protein: MPWPAGEKLTYRATWQGMVAGQLQLEAQPLEQGWSFKGRMNPQGVGVLLGYSLELDSQVGADLFITRYRKLLTEPFKGQTRLEVALRDNGLEATLTYPGGAKGGWRSATREALDDLSVIYYIRVHPGAQSVRLVQFPRVIEGRLENLGKNREGLLGYRFVQADTVVEVWYADDPQRTPVRIVYGRDLGRVEASLVATSQSGSH; encoded by the coding sequence GTGCCTTGGCCAGCTGGGGAGAAGCTCACCTACCGGGCCACTTGGCAGGGCATGGTGGCGGGACAGCTTCAGCTCGAAGCCCAGCCGCTCGAGCAGGGCTGGAGCTTTAAAGGCCGCATGAACCCGCAAGGGGTGGGCGTGCTGCTGGGGTATAGCCTCGAGCTGGACAGCCAAGTGGGGGCTGACCTTTTCATTACCCGTTACCGCAAACTCCTCACCGAACCCTTCAAGGGCCAGACCCGGCTCGAGGTGGCGCTGCGGGATAACGGGCTCGAGGCCACCCTCACCTACCCGGGCGGAGCCAAGGGGGGCTGGCGTAGCGCCACCCGGGAGGCCTTGGACGACCTCTCGGTCATCTACTACATCCGGGTCCACCCCGGGGCCCAGAGCGTTCGGCTGGTGCAGTTCCCCCGCGTCATCGAGGGCCGCCTGGAGAACCTGGGCAAGAACCGGGAGGGGTTATTGGGCTACCGCTTCGTCCAAGCAGACACCGTGGTGGAGGTATGGTACGCCGACGACCCCCAGCGAACCCCGGTGCGGATCGTCTACGGGCGCGACCTGGGCCGGGTCGAGGCCAGCTTGGTCGCGACCTCTCAGAGCGGTTCCCACTAA
- a CDS encoding integrase core domain-containing protein yields the protein MQFTTVGREIWRGARQAQRLAEANASDPEVQERLRKLRLVKALRESKKSWKEIQDLVGISRATYHRWQKALKEKGLAGLKPRSRRPKHLRTKVHWTPGLLIRIETLRKENPTWGRWSIWLTLRKEGFQMSERTVGRILAYLEKHRRIESVAGYLARTQRGKLKRRVNRPYAKRKPRGYEARAPGDLVQVDTLTLTLGPGSMVKHFSAIDLHSRFVLAEVHSRATAKLSEGFLSLLLARAPFPIRAIQVDGGSEFMAEFEEACCALGIALFVLPPRSPKLNGHVERMQRTFKEEFYTRPLPTPLSELQAELDTYLDYYNRRRPHMALGGLAPLEFLAKMQEESVPQRVSNVLTDYKT from the coding sequence GTGCAGTTTACCACCGTTGGCCGAGAGATATGGAGAGGCGCTAGACAAGCACAGAGGCTGGCCGAGGCCAACGCAAGCGACCCAGAGGTCCAGGAACGTCTGCGCAAGCTCCGACTGGTCAAAGCCCTGCGTGAAAGTAAAAAGAGCTGGAAGGAGATCCAGGACCTGGTCGGGATCAGCCGGGCCACCTACCACCGCTGGCAAAAAGCCCTAAAAGAAAAGGGCCTGGCTGGACTCAAACCCCGCTCCCGCCGCCCTAAGCACCTGCGCACAAAGGTCCACTGGACCCCAGGGCTGCTCATTAGAATAGAAACTCTCCGCAAGGAAAACCCCACCTGGGGACGCTGGTCCATCTGGCTTACCCTCCGCAAGGAGGGTTTCCAGATGAGCGAACGCACGGTGGGGCGCATCCTGGCCTACCTGGAGAAGCACCGACGTATCGAGAGCGTGGCCGGCTACCTGGCCCGGACTCAAAGAGGGAAGCTAAAGCGAAGGGTAAACCGGCCCTACGCCAAAAGGAAGCCCCGAGGATACGAGGCCAGGGCTCCTGGGGACCTGGTCCAGGTGGACACCCTCACCCTGACCTTAGGACCGGGAAGCATGGTCAAGCACTTCTCGGCGATTGACCTCCATAGCCGGTTTGTCCTGGCGGAGGTGCACAGCCGGGCCACGGCTAAGCTTTCTGAGGGGTTCTTGTCCTTGCTTCTGGCCAGGGCCCCTTTTCCCATCCGGGCCATCCAGGTGGATGGGGGCAGCGAGTTCATGGCCGAGTTTGAGGAGGCCTGCTGTGCTCTGGGGATTGCCTTGTTTGTGCTACCGCCGAGGAGTCCTAAACTCAATGGTCACGTGGAGCGGATGCAGCGGACCTTCAAGGAGGAGTTCTACACCCGGCCTTTGCCCACCCCGCTCAGCGAGCTGCAGGCAGAGCTGGATACCTACCTGGACTACTACAACCGCCGAAGGCCTCACATGGCCCTGGGGGGTCTTGCTCCGCTGGAGTTTTTGGCTAAGATGCAAGAGGAGTCGGTTCCTCAAAGAGTCTCAAATGTGTTGACCGATTACAAAACCTAG
- a CDS encoding DUF309 domain-containing protein, with product MHLLETPEFVTALELWRQGEYWEVHEALEPLWMRLRGPEREFTQGVILLAAALHKAKSSPSGGWRNFTKAVRHLEVIPPTYQGVRVAELIEEVRAALRDPERAPAFPYLR from the coding sequence GTGCATTTACTCGAAACCCCCGAGTTCGTCACCGCCCTCGAGCTATGGCGGCAGGGGGAGTATTGGGAGGTGCACGAGGCGCTCGAGCCCCTGTGGATGCGCCTCAGGGGGCCGGAGCGGGAGTTCACCCAGGGGGTGATTTTGCTGGCGGCGGCCTTGCACAAAGCCAAATCAAGCCCGAGCGGGGGTTGGCGGAACTTTACCAAAGCTGTGCGGCACCTCGAGGTGATCCCCCCTACGTACCAAGGAGTCCGGGTGGCCGAACTGATCGAGGAGGTGCGAGCCGCCCTGCGAGACCCGGAAAGGGCTCCAGCCTTTCCCTACCTGCGCTGA